AATAAAAAATACTGACATTCACCATTATCCAAAAAGAAAAGAAAGAGAAGATATGACTATTCAAGAAGAAATTAAGAAACGCCGTACCTTTGCCATCATTTCCCACCCGGACGCGGGGAAAACAACTATTACTGAGCAGTTGCTCTACTTTGGAGGCGAGATTCGTGAGGCTGGTACAGTCAAGGGAAAAAAGACTGGTAACTTTGCCAAGTCTGACTGGATGGATATCGAGAAACAACGTGGGATTTCGGTCACTTCATCTGTTATGCAGTTTGACTACGACGGAAAACGCGTCAATATCCTAGACACACCAGGGCACGAGGACTTCTCAGAAGATACCTATCGGACCTTGATGGCGGTGGATGCTGCGGTCATGGTGGTGGACTCTGCCAAGGGTATCGAGGCCCAAACCAAGAAATTGTTTGAAGTTGTCAAACACCGTGGGATTCCAGTCTTTACCTTTATGAACAAGCTGGACCGTGACGGTCGTGAGCCACTGGATCTCTTGCAAGAGTTGGAAGAAGTCCTAGGTATTGCTAGCTACCCAATGAACTGGCCAATCGGGATGGGGAAAGCCTTTGAGGGCTTATATGACCTCTATAACCAACGCTTGGAGCTCTATAAAGGGGATGAGCGTTTTGCTAGTCTGGAAGATGGGGACAAACTTTTTGCGAACAATCCTTTCTATGAGCAAGTCAAGGATGATATCGAGCTTCTAAATGAAGCAGGGAATGAGTTCTCAGAGGAAGCTATTCTTGCAGGTGATTTGACTCCGGTATTCTTTGGTTCAGCCCTGACCAACTTTGGAGTGCAGACCTTCCTCGAAACTTTCCTCAAGTTTGCCCCAGAGCCACATGGACATAAGAAAACAGACGGAGAAATTGTGGATCCTTACGATAAGGATTTCTCAGGATTTGTCTTTAAAATCCAAGCCAACATGGACCCTCGCCACCGTGACCGCATCGCCTTTGTCCGTATTGTATCGGGTGAATTTGAGCGAGGCATGAGTGTCAACCTACCTCGTACTGG
This genomic window from Streptococcus cristatus AS 1.3089 contains:
- a CDS encoding peptide chain release factor 3, encoding MTIQEEIKKRRTFAIISHPDAGKTTITEQLLYFGGEIREAGTVKGKKTGNFAKSDWMDIEKQRGISVTSSVMQFDYDGKRVNILDTPGHEDFSEDTYRTLMAVDAAVMVVDSAKGIEAQTKKLFEVVKHRGIPVFTFMNKLDRDGREPLDLLQELEEVLGIASYPMNWPIGMGKAFEGLYDLYNQRLELYKGDERFASLEDGDKLFANNPFYEQVKDDIELLNEAGNEFSEEAILAGDLTPVFFGSALTNFGVQTFLETFLKFAPEPHGHKKTDGEIVDPYDKDFSGFVFKIQANMDPRHRDRIAFVRIVSGEFERGMSVNLPRTGKGAKLSNVTQFMAESRENVTNAVAGDIIGVYDTGTYQVGDTLTVGKNKFEFEPLPTFTPEIFMKVSAKNVMKQKSFHKGMEQLVQEGAVQLYKNYQTGEYMLGAVGQLQFEVFKHRMEGEYNAEVVMTPMGKKTVRWISPEDLDERMSSSRNILAKDRFDQPVFLFENDFALRWFADKYPDVKLEEKM